One segment of Gadus chalcogrammus isolate NIFS_2021 chromosome 8, NIFS_Gcha_1.0, whole genome shotgun sequence DNA contains the following:
- the LOC130387264 gene encoding 3-keto-steroid reductase/17-beta-hydroxysteroid dehydrogenase 7-like isoform X2 — MDKVVLVTGANSGIGLALCERLLSQDSGVRLCLACRNSGRAEAARSALLTSHPGARVDLLDLDVGSVRSVLRAAQEVKARYPRLDHLYLNAGIMPNPHVDIKAFFKGLFSSKAIQMFSTAEGLLTQQDRPTADGLQEVFTTNLFGHFLLVRELEVLLCGAGRPSQVVWTSSSNALRSAFSLEDLQHATGTEPYSSSKYASDLLSLALNRHHNAQGLFSSVICPGLVMTNLTYGILPSFFWTLLMPIMWFIRIFTNTLTLTPYNGAEALNWLFLQKPESLDARAKYHSMTSGLGNNYTQPRQEHGELPPPEITLNNPFTVEVHQ, encoded by the exons ATGGATAAAGTTGTCCTTGTCACTGGCGCAAACAG CGGCATCGGCCTGGCCCTGTGCGAACGGCTGCTGAGCCAGGACAGCGGGGTCCGCTTGTGTTTAGCCTGTCGGAACTCGGGCCGGGCGGAGGCGGCCCGGTCGGCCCTGTTGACCTCTCACCCCGGCGCCCGCGTCGACCTGCTGGACCTCGACGTCGGCTCCGTGCGCTCGGTCCTCCGCGCAGCCCAAGAGGTCAAGGCCAG GTACCCTCGCCTTGATCACCTGTACCTGAATGCAGGCATCATGCCCAATCCACATGTGGACATCAAAGCCTTTTTCAAGGGACTGTTCTCCAG TAAGGCCATCCAGATGTTCTCCACGGCCGAGGGTCTTCTGACGCAGCAGGACCGCCCCACCGCGGACGGGCTGCAGGAAGTGTTCACCACCAACCTGTTCGGTCACTTCCTGCTG gtCCGGGAGCTGGAGGTCCTGCTGTGCGGGGCGGGGCGTCCCTCCCAGGTGGTGTGGACCTCGTCCAGCAACGCACTGCGCTCGGCCTTCAGCCTGGAGGACCTGCAGCACGCCACCGGCACCGAGCCCTACAGCTCCTCCAAGTACGCCTCGGACCTGCTCAGCCTGGCTCTGAACCGGCACCACAACGCACag gGTCTGTTCTCCTCGGTGATCTGCCCCGGTCTGGTGATGACCAACCTGACGTACGGCATCCTGCCCTCCTTCTTCTGGACGCTCCTCATGCCCATCATGTGGTTT ATCCGTATCTTCACCAACACGTTAACATTAACACCCTACAATGGAGCAGAAGCCCTG AACTGGCTGTTTCTGCAAAAGCCTGAGTCGTTGGACGCAAGGGCCAAGTATCACAGCATGACGTCTGGCCTGGGGAACAACTACACCCAGCCCCGACAG GAACACGGGGAGCTCCCACCACCAGAGATCACTTTGAATAACCCTTTCACGGTGGAAGTCCATCAATAA
- the serbp1b gene encoding plasminogen activator inhibitor 1 RNA-binding protein, which produces MPGHLQEGFGCVVTNRFDQLLDDESDPFEILKAAENKKKEAAAAGSTKTAAQAAKLPKKESQKDRKNPLLDKKDESQAPVPLKKDGIRRVGRRPDQQGQPAPPHQGEGRREGDRRPDRRPPRERRFDKPTEEKPEGGGGGGGGGGGGGGGGGESSTDRPPGDRPQRGRGGGRGGRGGRGRGLGRGEGFDSRGKRDFDRHSGNDKSQKTEEKRSGAGPNTWASTKEEATEAEQTPAPNPHPEGEEHPAADSENKENEVEEVKDEGPKEMTLDEWKAMQDKERAKVEFNIRKPNEGADSQWKKGYVLHKSKSEDRPVGALIDVPETETEPQPVFQKATLSATDEAADHHFRKPANDITSQLEINFGDLGRPGRGRGGARGGRGGRGDRGGARPARGGGRPEKPSGVSVPNVDDPEAFPALA; this is translated from the exons ATGCCCGGACACTTGCAAGAAGGCTTTGGCTGCGTGGTGACCAACCGGTTCGACCAGTTATTGGATGACGAATCCGACCCGTTCGAGATCCTAAAAGCCGCCGAGAACAAGAAGAAGGAAGCGGCCGCAGCTGGGTCCACCAAGACCGCAGCGCAGGCAGCCAAGCTGCCGAAGAAAGAGTCgcaaaaagacagaaagaaccCGCTTTTGGACAAAAAGGATGAGTCGCAGGCTCCGGTACCACTGAAGAAAGATG gcaTCAGGCGGGTGGGCCGCCGGCCGGACCAGCAGGGGCAGCCGgcccccccccatcagggcGAGGGGAGGCGGGAGGGGGACCGGAGGCCGGACCGGAGACCCCCACGGGAGCGCCGCTTCGACAAACCCACCGAGGAGAAGcccgaggggggcggggggggcgggggtgggggcggggggggcgggggcggtggAGGAGAATCCTCAACTGACAG GCCTCCCGGGGACCGCCCCCAAAGGGGGCGTGGCGGAGGACGTGGTGGGCGTGGCGGAAGAGGGCGTGGCTTGGGCAGAGGGGAGGGCTTTGACTCTCGTGGAAAACGTGACTTCGACAGACACAGCGGCAATGACAAATC TCAGAAGACGGAGGAGAAGCGTAGCGGGGCGGGTCCCAACACCTGGGCCAGCACCAAGGAGGAAGCAAC cgaGGCTGAACAGACGCCggcccctaaccctcaccccgaGGGAGAGGAACACCCTGCGGCCGACTCTGAGAACAA GGAgaacgaggtggaggaggtgaaggatgaAGGCCCCAAGGAGATGACCCTGGACGAGTGGAAGGCCATGCAGGACAAGGAGCGCGCCAAGGTGGAGTTCAACATCCGCAAGCCCAACGAGGGCGCGGACAGCCAGTGGAAGAAGGGCTACGTGCTGCACAAGTCCAAGAGCGAAGAC AGGCCGGTCGGGGCTTTGATCGATGTCCCGGAGACCGAAACGGAACCACAGCCAGTGTTTCAAAAG gccaCCTTGAGCGCCACTGATGAAGCCGCAGACCACCACTTCCGCAAGCCGGCCAACGACATCACCTCGCAGCTGGAGATCAACTTTGGAGACCTGGGACGCCCCGGGCGCGGGCGCGGCGGGGCCCGTGGGGGCCGAGGGGGGCGGGGCGACCGGGGGGGCGCCCGGCCGGCGCGTGGCGGAGGAAGACCAGAGAAG CCCAGCGGTGTGTCCGTCCCCAACGTAGACGACCCCGAAGCCTTCCCAGCACTGGCCTaa
- the LOC130387264 gene encoding 3-keto-steroid reductase/17-beta-hydroxysteroid dehydrogenase 7-like isoform X1 has translation MDKVVLVTGANSGIGLALCERLLSQDSGVRLCLACRNSGRAEAARSALLTSHPGARVDLLDLDVGSVRSVLRAAQEVKARYPRLDHLYLNAGIMPNPHVDIKAFFKGLFSSKAIQMFSTAEGLLTQQDRPTADGLQEVFTTNLFGHFLLVRELEVLLCGAGRPSQVVWTSSSNALRSAFSLEDLQHATGTEPYSSSKYASDLLSLALNRHHNAQGLFSSVICPGLVMTNLTYGILPSFFWTLLMPIMWFIRIFTNTLTLTPYNGAEALNWLFLQKPESLDARAKYHSMTSGLGNNYTQPRQMDVDEETSEALYGKLLELEKVMRRRIREGPDRL, from the exons ATGGATAAAGTTGTCCTTGTCACTGGCGCAAACAG CGGCATCGGCCTGGCCCTGTGCGAACGGCTGCTGAGCCAGGACAGCGGGGTCCGCTTGTGTTTAGCCTGTCGGAACTCGGGCCGGGCGGAGGCGGCCCGGTCGGCCCTGTTGACCTCTCACCCCGGCGCCCGCGTCGACCTGCTGGACCTCGACGTCGGCTCCGTGCGCTCGGTCCTCCGCGCAGCCCAAGAGGTCAAGGCCAG GTACCCTCGCCTTGATCACCTGTACCTGAATGCAGGCATCATGCCCAATCCACATGTGGACATCAAAGCCTTTTTCAAGGGACTGTTCTCCAG TAAGGCCATCCAGATGTTCTCCACGGCCGAGGGTCTTCTGACGCAGCAGGACCGCCCCACCGCGGACGGGCTGCAGGAAGTGTTCACCACCAACCTGTTCGGTCACTTCCTGCTG gtCCGGGAGCTGGAGGTCCTGCTGTGCGGGGCGGGGCGTCCCTCCCAGGTGGTGTGGACCTCGTCCAGCAACGCACTGCGCTCGGCCTTCAGCCTGGAGGACCTGCAGCACGCCACCGGCACCGAGCCCTACAGCTCCTCCAAGTACGCCTCGGACCTGCTCAGCCTGGCTCTGAACCGGCACCACAACGCACag gGTCTGTTCTCCTCGGTGATCTGCCCCGGTCTGGTGATGACCAACCTGACGTACGGCATCCTGCCCTCCTTCTTCTGGACGCTCCTCATGCCCATCATGTGGTTT ATCCGTATCTTCACCAACACGTTAACATTAACACCCTACAATGGAGCAGAAGCCCTG AACTGGCTGTTTCTGCAAAAGCCTGAGTCGTTGGACGCAAGGGCCAAGTATCACAGCATGACGTCTGGCCTGGGGAACAACTACACCCAGCCCCGACAG ATGGACGTCGATGAGGAAACCTCTGAGGCCTTGTACGGGAAGCtcctggagctggagaaggtAATGAGGAGGCGGATCAGGGAGGGACCCGACCGGCTGTAG